A DNA window from Camelina sativa cultivar DH55 chromosome 17, Cs, whole genome shotgun sequence contains the following coding sequences:
- the LOC104756732 gene encoding uncharacterized protein LOC104756732 isoform X2: MSVFPRFVGWINQNIQEPLKCQRKIVVINGNFIMTKRRPRSKENFGEMHKRRNHGMMLLVTTKKGLCHMHIELTVGLPPEGVYDLFANPNNFPFFRIDNETGRELLQNKSRKVLMKDGPRQVVQLEKALTYDFLWWYRAFPFTLIADENQKEFTAKYKKEKMMFMKVFEGSWKIEPLYVDSERLCKEREPKSREEYKRCSGGQGKVASKVTMDQYFQPYSFLNLPPSSWYIRRITIKTTKRLLKQIQDASIMFRDA; this comes from the exons ATGAGTGTATTTCCTAGATTTGTTGGCTGGATCAACCAGAACATACAAGAGCCTCTTAAG TGTCAGAGGAAGATAGTAGTAATAAACGGGAATTTTATTATGACAAAGCGGAGGCCAAGAAGCAAGGAAAACTTTGGAGAGAtgcacaaaagaagaaaccatgGTATGATGCTCCTG GTGACAACAAAAAAGGGTCTTTGCCACATGCACATAGAGTTAACAGTGGGATTGCCTCCTGAAGGAGTCTACGATTTGTTCGCTAATCCAAACAACTTTCCTTTCTTCAGGATCGACAATGAGACTGGGCGTgaacttttg caaaacaaatcaagaaaggTTTTGATGAAGGATGGACCAAGGCAGGTCGTGCAGTTGGAGAAAGCTCTGACCTATGACTTTCTTTGGTGGTATAGAGCTTTTCCGTTTACTCTAATTGCTgatgaaaaccaaaaagaatttACA gcaaaatataagaaagagaaaatgatgtTCATGAAAGTATTTGAGGGTTCTTGGAAAATAGAGCCATTATATGTGGATTCAGAACGCTTGTGCAAGGAGAGAGAGCCAAAGAGTCGAGAAGAATACAAAAGATGTAGCGGCGGACAAGGAAAGGTTGCATCTAAAGTGACAATGGACCAGTACTTCCAACCATATTCTTTTCTTAATCTACCACCGTCATCTTGGTACATTCGTCGGATCACCatcaaaaccacaaaaagactgctcaaacaaattcaagatGCAAGTATCATGTTCCGAGACGCTTGA
- the LOC104756732 gene encoding uncharacterized protein LOC104756732 isoform X1, which yields MSVFPRFVGWINQNIQEPLKAESKKSENVESNSVSEEDSSNKREFYYDKAEAKKQGKLWRDAQKKKPWYDAPGKVKVTTKKGLCHMHIELTVGLPPEGVYDLFANPNNFPFFRIDNETGRELLQNKSRKVLMKDGPRQVVQLEKALTYDFLWWYRAFPFTLIADENQKEFTAKYKKEKMMFMKVFEGSWKIEPLYVDSERLCKEREPKSREEYKRCSGGQGKVASKVTMDQYFQPYSFLNLPPSSWYIRRITIKTTKRLLKQIQDASIMFRDA from the exons ATGAGTGTATTTCCTAGATTTGTTGGCTGGATCAACCAGAACATACAAGAGCCTCTTAAG GCCGAGTCCAAGAAATCTGAAAATGTTGAATCTAATTCAGTGTCAGAGGAAGATAGTAGTAATAAACGGGAATTTTATTATGACAAAGCGGAGGCCAAGAAGCAAGGAAAACTTTGGAGAGAtgcacaaaagaagaaaccatgGTATGATGCTCCTGGTAAGGTGAAG GTGACAACAAAAAAGGGTCTTTGCCACATGCACATAGAGTTAACAGTGGGATTGCCTCCTGAAGGAGTCTACGATTTGTTCGCTAATCCAAACAACTTTCCTTTCTTCAGGATCGACAATGAGACTGGGCGTgaacttttg caaaacaaatcaagaaaggTTTTGATGAAGGATGGACCAAGGCAGGTCGTGCAGTTGGAGAAAGCTCTGACCTATGACTTTCTTTGGTGGTATAGAGCTTTTCCGTTTACTCTAATTGCTgatgaaaaccaaaaagaatttACA gcaaaatataagaaagagaaaatgatgtTCATGAAAGTATTTGAGGGTTCTTGGAAAATAGAGCCATTATATGTGGATTCAGAACGCTTGTGCAAGGAGAGAGAGCCAAAGAGTCGAGAAGAATACAAAAGATGTAGCGGCGGACAAGGAAAGGTTGCATCTAAAGTGACAATGGACCAGTACTTCCAACCATATTCTTTTCTTAATCTACCACCGTCATCTTGGTACATTCGTCGGATCACCatcaaaaccacaaaaagactgctcaaacaaattcaagatGCAAGTATCATGTTCCGAGACGCTTGA